In Zingiber officinale cultivar Zhangliang chromosome 6A, Zo_v1.1, whole genome shotgun sequence, a single genomic region encodes these proteins:
- the LOC121995441 gene encoding uncharacterized protein LOC121995441 — protein sequence MPHPILACFRGGGSGGGGGEASASTAAMRSRTTSVYETRLALAALSWSRTVLGLSLRAVLRLDGEQEGDAREEPLVFRIRPWLLWKRRGSRRFRFNDRGGRRRSVDFVWDLRRASFPPWGSCEPSGGFFVAVSVDGEMLLVAGDMIDEAYKKAKVQQSPACRALVSRLEHAVMGEYSGGRRSYRTRAWIGDRYREISIELGAKEKGKEMWMSVEIDGKRLLFVRRLRWKFRGNERSELDGGWIHFSWDLHNWFFQSKDRKPIPPAAGARDSAPEELGHAVFLLRFEGPQKSSPQREDNFTRSSIFRNWVTERYDRKTGLINWSWSGSEVVGEHRRRGRKSSTQKSSYSSSASSASSASTWSVMEWASPEEVELRRVQGFSLLVYAWKN from the coding sequence ATGCCTCATCCCATTCTCGCGTGCTTCCGGGGCGGgggcagcggcggcggcggcggcgaggcGTCCGCGTCGACCGCCGCAATGCGGAGCCGGACGACCTCCGTCTACGAGACTCGCCTCGCTCTCGCAGCGCTCAGTTGGTCCCGTACCGTCCTCGGCCTGTCACTTCGCGCCGTTCTCCGCCTCGATGGCGAACAAGAAGGGGATGCGCGAGAGGAGCCCCTCGTTTTCCGCATCAGGCCGTGGCTTTTGTGGAAGCGGCGCGGCTCGAGGCGGTTCCGCTTCAATGACCGCGGTGGCCGGCGCCGCTCCGTGGACTTCGTGTGGGACCTCAGGCGCGCGAGCTTCCCACCTTGGGGCAGCTGCGAGCCCTCCGGAGGGTTCTTCGTCGCAGTCTCCGTCGACGGTGAGATGCTCCTCGTCGCTGGGGATATGATCGACGAAGCGTACAAGAAGGCCAAGGTTCAGCAGAGTCCCGCGTGCAGGGCACTGGTATCGAGGTTGGAGCACGCGGTGATGGGTGAGTATAGCGGCGGCAGGAGGTCGTACCGGACCCGTGCCTGGATAGGCGACCGGTACCGCGAGATCTCAATCGAACTCGGGGCGAAGGAGAAGGGGAAAGAAATGTGGATGTCGGTGGAGATCGACGGCAAGCGGCTCTTGTTCGTGAGGCGTCTCCGGTGGAAGTTCCGGGGGAACGAGAGATCGGAGCTCGACGGAGGCTGGATTCATTTCTCCTGGGATCTCCACAACTGGTTCTTCCAGTCTAAGGACCGCAAACCGATACCGCCAGCCGCCGGCGCCCGCGACTCCGCCCCGGAAGAGCTAGGGCACGCCGTGTTTCTGCTTCGGTTCGAGGGCCCGCAGAAGTCAAGTCCTCAGCGAGAGGATAATTTTACCAGAAGTTCAATCTTCAGAAATTGGGTGACCGAGAGATACGATAGAAAGACGGGGCTCATTAATTGGAGCTGGAGTGGCAGTGAAGTTGTCGGCGAGCATAGAAGGCGAGGGAGGAAGAGCAGCACGCAGAAATCCAGCTACTCCTCTTCGGCTTCGTCGGCCTCGTCAGCTAGCACTTGGTCGGTGATGGAATGGGCGAGCCCAGAGGAAGTGGAGCTGCGGCGAGTGCAGGGCTTCTCCCTACTTGTCTACGCCTGGAAGAATTGA